A genomic stretch from Hemicordylus capensis ecotype Gifberg chromosome 5, rHemCap1.1.pri, whole genome shotgun sequence includes:
- the LOC128327582 gene encoding 16 kDa beta-galactoside-binding lectin-like isoform X5, translating into MRWEGFVVDLGKDQDNLVLRFNPHFNSLGDMNTIVWNSKQDGIWGEKQEAEIAFHPGDKIKVCFTFGTSGVQVNMFPLEMVQVAESYLMRLKKQGIDAKYDRLLRDVELIFPNRLGLKAIEYLSVQGSIKIGGLKFTLVCG; encoded by the exons atgcggtgggaggg GTTTGTGGTGGATCTGGGCAAAGACCAGGACAACCTAGTGCTTCGCTTCAATCCACACTTTAACAGCCTTGGGGATATGAACACCATTGTCTGGAACTCCAAGCAAGATGGGATATGGGGAGAAAAGCAAGAAGCAGAAATCGCTTTCCACCCAGGGGACAAAATTAAG GTCTGCTTCACCTTTGGTACTTCTGGGGTGCAAGTGAACATGTTCCCTCTTGAGATGGTGCAAGTGGCAGAAAGTTACCTAATGAGATTGAAAAAGCAAGGAATTGATGCAAAATATGATCGTTTGCTGCGGGACGTGGAGCTTATCTTCCCCAACCGACTGGGCCTAAAAGCCATCGAGTATCTGTCTGTTCAGGGAAGCATCAAAATAGGAGGTCTGAAATTTACCTTAGTATGTGGTTGA
- the LOC128327582 gene encoding 16 kDa beta-galactoside-binding lectin-like isoform X2 gives MPGWAFSSAHSHSATGRVVSLAKWSSLLTTCWRQLLLAPQSQGKLAGSLAERSRLLASRWPPALPSSELRFVVDLGKDQDNLVLRFNPHFNSLGDMNTIVWNSKQDGIWGEKQEAEIAFHPGDKIKVCFTFGTSGVQVNMFPLEMVQVAESYLMRLKKQGIDAKYDRLLRDVELIFPNRLGLKAIEYLSVQGSIKIGGLKFTLVCG, from the exons aTGCCTGGGTGGGCATTCTCTTCGGCCCACAGCCACTCCGCTACCGGGCGTGTGGTCAGCCTTGCCAAGTGGAGCAGTCTACTCACCACTTgctggcggcagctgctgctTGCCCCCCAGAGCCAAGGCAAGCTTGCGGGCAGCCTTGCCGAGCGGAGCAGGCTGCTCGCCTCTCGCTGGCCGCCAGCGCTCCCCTCCTCAGAGCTGAG GTTTGTGGTGGATCTGGGCAAAGACCAGGACAACCTAGTGCTTCGCTTCAATCCACACTTTAACAGCCTTGGGGATATGAACACCATTGTCTGGAACTCCAAGCAAGATGGGATATGGGGAGAAAAGCAAGAAGCAGAAATCGCTTTCCACCCAGGGGACAAAATTAAG GTCTGCTTCACCTTTGGTACTTCTGGGGTGCAAGTGAACATGTTCCCTCTTGAGATGGTGCAAGTGGCAGAAAGTTACCTAATGAGATTGAAAAAGCAAGGAATTGATGCAAAATATGATCGTTTGCTGCGGGACGTGGAGCTTATCTTCCCCAACCGACTGGGCCTAAAAGCCATCGAGTATCTGTCTGTTCAGGGAAGCATCAAAATAGGAGGTCTGAAATTTACCTTAGTATGTGGTTGA
- the LOC128327582 gene encoding 16 kDa beta-galactoside-binding lectin-like isoform X1, with translation MAVAVPASPLLGAEVGEQSRLLTTCCLGHHLLLLHHPHGVAQQEAGAQRFVVDLGKDQDNLVLRFNPHFNSLGDMNTIVWNSKQDGIWGEKQEAEIAFHPGDKIKVCFTFGTSGVQVNMFPLEMVQVAESYLMRLKKQGIDAKYDRLLRDVELIFPNRLGLKAIEYLSVQGSIKIGGLKFTLVCG, from the exons ATGGCGGTGGCTGTGCCGGCTTCCCCACTGCTGGGAGCCGAGGTGGGCGAGCAGAGCAGGCTCCTCACCACttgctgccttggccaccactTGCTGCTGCTCCACCACCCCCATGGTGTGGCCCAGCAGGAGGCTGGAGCCCAGCG GTTTGTGGTGGATCTGGGCAAAGACCAGGACAACCTAGTGCTTCGCTTCAATCCACACTTTAACAGCCTTGGGGATATGAACACCATTGTCTGGAACTCCAAGCAAGATGGGATATGGGGAGAAAAGCAAGAAGCAGAAATCGCTTTCCACCCAGGGGACAAAATTAAG GTCTGCTTCACCTTTGGTACTTCTGGGGTGCAAGTGAACATGTTCCCTCTTGAGATGGTGCAAGTGGCAGAAAGTTACCTAATGAGATTGAAAAAGCAAGGAATTGATGCAAAATATGATCGTTTGCTGCGGGACGTGGAGCTTATCTTCCCCAACCGACTGGGCCTAAAAGCCATCGAGTATCTGTCTGTTCAGGGAAGCATCAAAATAGGAGGTCTGAAATTTACCTTAGTATGTGGTTGA
- the LOC128327582 gene encoding 16 kDa beta-galactoside-binding lectin-like isoform X6 gives MFVVDLGKDQDNLVLRFNPHFNSLGDMNTIVWNSKQDGIWGEKQEAEIAFHPGDKIKVCFTFGTSGVQVNMFPLEMVQVAESYLMRLKKQGIDAKYDRLLRDVELIFPNRLGLKAIEYLSVQGSIKIGGLKFTLVCG, from the exons GTTTGTGGTGGATCTGGGCAAAGACCAGGACAACCTAGTGCTTCGCTTCAATCCACACTTTAACAGCCTTGGGGATATGAACACCATTGTCTGGAACTCCAAGCAAGATGGGATATGGGGAGAAAAGCAAGAAGCAGAAATCGCTTTCCACCCAGGGGACAAAATTAAG GTCTGCTTCACCTTTGGTACTTCTGGGGTGCAAGTGAACATGTTCCCTCTTGAGATGGTGCAAGTGGCAGAAAGTTACCTAATGAGATTGAAAAAGCAAGGAATTGATGCAAAATATGATCGTTTGCTGCGGGACGTGGAGCTTATCTTCCCCAACCGACTGGGCCTAAAAGCCATCGAGTATCTGTCTGTTCAGGGAAGCATCAAAATAGGAGGTCTGAAATTTACCTTAGTATGTGGTTGA